The Fluoribacter dumoffii NY 23 genome contains a region encoding:
- a CDS encoding transposase gives MVRQVYTKEFKIKAIELLESSNKPLRQVARELVVAENNLYNWRKQYLLKQEKVFPNQSQLNEKDLELKRLKARVAELEEEREILKKAAAFFAKEGQRNMR, from the coding sequence ATGGTAAGACAAGTTTATACAAAAGAGTTCAAAATTAAAGCTATTGAACTACTGGAATCAAGTAATAAGCCCTTAAGACAAGTAGCCAGAGAGCTTGTTGTAGCAGAAAATAACCTATATAACTGGCGCAAACAATACCTTCTCAAACAAGAGAAAGTATTCCCAAATCAATCTCAATTAAATGAAAAAGACTTAGAATTAAAGCGATTGAAAGCGCGTGTAGCGGAGCTGGAAGAAGAGCGAGAAATCTTAAAAAAGGCGGCAGCGTTTTTCGCCAAGGAAGGCCAGCGAAATATGCGGTAA
- a CDS encoding IS3 family transposase, with protein sequence MQQEELKPKAARRFKVTTDSRHSKHVAENILGRPFNPVAINTVWASDITYIQTDEGWLYLA encoded by the coding sequence ATGCAGCAGGAAGAACTCAAACCTAAAGCGGCAAGGCGTTTTAAAGTGACAACAGATAGTCGCCACTCAAAGCATGTGGCCGAAAATATCTTGGGAAGACCATTTAATCCTGTTGCTATTAACACCGTTTGGGCGTCTGATATAACCTACATTCAAACTGATGAGGGCTGGCTTTATCTAGCATAG
- a CDS encoding IS3 family transposase produces MGTRLVTSLIEDALIMAIHRNNPPNGVIHHSDIGSQYCSNAYQSLLKEHDFICSMSGSGNCYDNAVMESFYHTLKVEMIYGEQYKTRKDARLALFDYIEVFYNRQRIHSTLGFQTPNDFGLVA; encoded by the coding sequence ATGGGAACTCGGTTGGTTACAAGCCTTATTGAAGATGCTCTTATCATGGCGATTCACCGCAATAACCCACCTAATGGCGTTATTCATCATTCTGATATAGGATCTCAATATTGCAGTAATGCTTATCAATCGCTTCTCAAAGAACATGATTTTATTTGCTCCATGAGTGGCTCGGGTAACTGTTATGACAATGCAGTTATGGAAAGTTTCTATCATACTTTGAAAGTCGAAATGATTTATGGGGAACAATATAAAACTAGAAAGGATGCTCGATTAGCTCTATTCGATTACATTGAAGTGTTTTACAATCGTCAGCGCATCCATTCAACTTTAGGGTTTCAGACCCCGAATGACTTTGGGTTGGTTGCATAA
- a CDS encoding ABC transporter permease, translating into MTISNIVQLGFKEYRSLLRDPIMIALIVFAFTVQIYTTATAMPEMLHKAPIVIVDLDQSAVSQRIRDAFYPPQFIKYVTTSQAKMDSGMDEGLYTFGLNIPPDFQRNLLSGRKPTLQLNIDATRMSQAFTGTAYIQTIIEREINEFVEHYRSVETPPVDLAVRVRFNPTLTKIWFGALMELINNVTMLSIVLTGAALLREREHGTIEHLLVMPVTPFEIMASKIWAMASIVLIVCAVSLITVVQGLLSAPIEGSILLFLLGAAINLFATTSIGIFMGTITRSMPQFGILLILVLLPLEMLSGGLTPRESMPEFVQTMMLVAPNTHFVMLAQSILFRGAGFGIVWPQFLTLAIIGSIFFMTTLMYFRKRIVLLST; encoded by the coding sequence GTGACAATAAGTAATATTGTGCAACTTGGGTTTAAGGAATATCGAAGTTTGCTTCGTGACCCAATTATGATAGCACTGATCGTCTTTGCATTTACTGTACAAATCTATACAACAGCCACAGCCATGCCCGAAATGCTGCACAAAGCACCGATTGTCATTGTTGATCTCGATCAATCCGCTGTTTCACAACGTATCAGGGATGCTTTTTATCCCCCACAATTTATAAAATACGTGACCACCTCACAAGCAAAGATGGATTCGGGCATGGATGAAGGCTTATATACCTTTGGTTTAAATATCCCGCCTGATTTTCAACGGAATCTTTTGTCCGGGCGAAAGCCAACCCTTCAACTGAATATTGATGCTACACGCATGAGTCAGGCGTTCACAGGAACAGCCTACATTCAAACTATTATTGAGAGGGAGATCAATGAATTTGTCGAACATTATCGTTCTGTGGAAACTCCGCCTGTTGATCTTGCAGTCCGCGTTCGATTTAACCCGACATTAACTAAGATCTGGTTTGGTGCCTTAATGGAGTTGATTAATAATGTAACGATGTTATCCATTGTGCTAACGGGTGCCGCATTACTTCGGGAGCGCGAACATGGAACAATTGAACATTTATTAGTGATGCCAGTCACGCCATTTGAAATCATGGCCAGCAAAATTTGGGCAATGGCTTCCATTGTACTCATCGTTTGTGCTGTTTCGCTTATTACAGTGGTACAAGGGTTACTCTCTGCCCCCATTGAGGGTTCAATTCTTCTGTTTTTGCTTGGTGCGGCAATCAATTTGTTCGCTACAACGTCAATAGGTATTTTTATGGGAACCATCACCCGCTCCATGCCTCAATTTGGTATCTTATTGATTCTGGTACTTCTCCCGCTAGAAATGCTTTCAGGTGGATTGACCCCTCGTGAGAGCATGCCTGAATTTGTCCAGACCATGATGCTGGTTGCGCCTAACACTCACTTTGTGATGCTTGCTCAATCGATTTTATTTAGAGGGGCAGGGTTTGGTATCGTGTGGCCGCAATTTCTGACGCTTGCAATAATAGGCTCTATTTTTTTCATGACCACATTAATGTATTTTCGCAAAAGGATTGTCCTTCTTTCTACATGA
- the rbbA gene encoding ribosome-associated ATPase/putative transporter RbbA: MSNNKASNNGVEKPVCEINNLSLWYGKTCALDNITLKLPSGCIVGFIGPDGVGKSSLFSLIAGARVIQRGQIFVLGGNMASSSHREALCTRIAYMPQGLGKNLYPTLSVFENIDFFGSLFGHSREVRQYYITRLLDRTGLFPFRDRPAGKLSGGMKQKLGLCCALIHTPDLLILDEPTTGVDPLSRRQFWELIETLRAEMPKMSVLVATAYMEEAACFDWLVAMNAGKVLASGTMSDLLRQSRTHSLEEAFVALLPEQQRQMHPMVIEPRSSTQKSEVAIEATGLTKRFGDFVAVDHVNFCIERGEIFGFLGSNGCGKTTVMKILTGLLPASEGQASLFGQSVDSNDLMIRQRIGYMSQSFSLYTELTVHQNLMLHAKLFRLPAHSIPKRIKQLLEKFSLSDYENERPDSLPLGLRQRLSLAVAIIHQPDILILDEPTSGVDPVARDIFWQLMLDLSRQDKVTIFISTHFMNEAERCDRISLMHAGKVLVSENPVKLIQQRQASSLEEAFISYLEEAMKKKEVNPSGQHPAKPIMSSLSEHPKIIPAKKYFNIRRMFSYSRREALELIRDPIRATLALLGSILLMIIMSYGVTLDIEQLTFAVLDRDQTNASHAYVLNIASSHYFKELPPILDYKEMDQRMRSGKLSLALEIPSGFARDINKETPVQVGAWIDGAMPTRAETIQSYVYGMHQHWLVNSWPYLTHQKSEEFFNIEPRFRYNPDVKSLPAMVPAVIPILLMLIPAMLMALSVVREKELGSIVNLYVTPITKLEFLLGKLIPYVILAVFNFLLLIALSIYLFDVPIKGSFSILFFSALIYVTLSTSMGFLISTFMKSQVAALFGTAILTLLPATQFSGMIEPVSSLEGLGAMIGQIYPVTHFLTISRGTFSKALSFQDLLHPFLYLLITLPVLLGCCLLFLKKQER, encoded by the coding sequence ATGTCAAATAACAAGGCCTCCAATAATGGGGTTGAAAAACCGGTTTGTGAAATCAATAACCTGAGTTTGTGGTATGGTAAAACTTGTGCCCTGGATAACATTACTCTTAAACTGCCTTCTGGTTGTATTGTTGGCTTCATTGGGCCAGATGGTGTTGGAAAATCCAGTCTGTTTTCACTCATTGCTGGAGCCCGCGTCATTCAACGCGGACAAATTTTTGTTCTTGGTGGCAATATGGCGAGTAGCTCTCATCGTGAAGCCCTCTGCACGCGCATTGCTTATATGCCTCAAGGCTTGGGGAAAAATCTGTATCCTACCCTTTCAGTATTTGAAAACATCGATTTCTTTGGGAGTCTTTTTGGCCATAGCCGTGAAGTGCGACAATACTACATTACCCGTTTGTTGGATAGAACAGGGTTATTCCCTTTTCGAGACAGGCCAGCAGGTAAGCTGTCTGGAGGGATGAAGCAGAAACTTGGATTATGTTGTGCTCTGATTCACACTCCCGATCTGTTAATTCTGGATGAGCCTACGACAGGAGTGGATCCCCTTTCAAGGCGTCAATTCTGGGAGCTCATTGAGACGTTGCGTGCTGAAATGCCGAAAATGAGTGTTCTGGTGGCCACTGCATACATGGAGGAAGCGGCGTGTTTTGATTGGCTGGTTGCAATGAATGCTGGAAAAGTCTTGGCTTCAGGGACTATGAGTGACCTGTTGAGGCAAAGTCGTACTCATTCTCTGGAAGAAGCGTTTGTTGCCCTCTTACCCGAGCAGCAGCGACAAATGCACCCCATGGTAATAGAACCCCGCTCATCCACTCAAAAATCGGAAGTAGCTATTGAAGCAACCGGTTTGACCAAACGCTTTGGTGATTTTGTCGCAGTAGACCACGTCAATTTTTGTATAGAGCGTGGCGAAATTTTTGGGTTTCTTGGCTCGAATGGTTGTGGCAAAACAACGGTTATGAAAATATTAACCGGTCTGCTTCCTGCCAGCGAGGGTCAAGCTTCGCTATTTGGACAATCTGTTGATTCAAACGATCTGATGATACGTCAACGCATTGGCTATATGTCCCAATCTTTTTCGCTGTACACGGAATTAACGGTTCATCAAAATCTCATGTTGCATGCCAAATTGTTTCGTTTGCCCGCCCATAGCATTCCCAAACGCATCAAACAATTGCTCGAAAAATTCTCTTTGTCTGACTATGAAAATGAACGGCCTGACTCATTACCACTAGGTCTTCGTCAAAGGCTTTCTCTTGCTGTAGCCATTATCCATCAACCCGATATACTCATTCTTGATGAACCGACTTCTGGTGTTGATCCGGTTGCTCGCGATATATTTTGGCAATTAATGCTTGATTTATCCCGACAGGATAAAGTAACCATTTTTATTTCTACCCATTTCATGAATGAGGCAGAACGTTGCGATCGCATTTCGCTGATGCATGCCGGTAAAGTATTGGTTAGTGAAAATCCAGTCAAACTCATCCAACAAAGACAAGCCTCTTCGCTAGAAGAAGCCTTTATCAGCTATCTAGAAGAGGCCATGAAGAAGAAGGAGGTGAATCCTTCAGGGCAACATCCTGCAAAACCAATCATGAGCTCTTTATCTGAACACCCCAAAATCATTCCTGCAAAAAAATATTTCAACATCAGACGCATGTTCAGCTACAGCCGTCGTGAAGCGCTCGAACTGATACGCGATCCAATTCGTGCAACTCTTGCGCTTTTGGGAAGCATTCTACTGATGATCATTATGAGTTATGGAGTTACTCTGGATATCGAACAGTTAACCTTTGCAGTTCTTGATCGGGATCAAACGAATGCCAGCCACGCTTATGTTCTTAATATAGCCAGCTCGCACTATTTTAAAGAACTCCCTCCCATCTTGGATTATAAAGAAATGGATCAACGTATGCGAAGCGGAAAATTAAGCTTGGCATTGGAAATCCCAAGTGGGTTTGCCCGTGACATCAATAAAGAGACTCCCGTACAAGTTGGGGCATGGATTGATGGAGCAATGCCTACCCGTGCAGAAACCATTCAGAGTTATGTGTATGGAATGCATCAGCATTGGTTAGTGAATAGTTGGCCTTATTTGACTCATCAAAAATCGGAGGAGTTCTTCAATATTGAGCCTCGTTTTCGTTATAACCCGGATGTGAAAAGTTTACCTGCCATGGTTCCAGCCGTCATTCCTATCCTATTGATGTTAATCCCGGCGATGTTGATGGCACTTTCTGTGGTGCGAGAAAAAGAGCTGGGATCCATCGTTAATTTATACGTGACGCCCATTACTAAACTTGAGTTTCTTTTGGGAAAATTGATACCTTATGTGATTTTGGCCGTATTTAATTTTCTATTGCTAATCGCCTTGTCCATTTATTTATTTGATGTACCGATCAAAGGAAGTTTTTCCATCCTTTTCTTTAGTGCTTTAATCTACGTTACTCTTTCCACTTCGATGGGATTTCTAATCTCCACTTTTATGAAAAGCCAAGTGGCGGCATTGTTTGGAACTGCAATACTGACGCTTCTTCCAGCCACCCAGTTTTCTGGCATGATAGAGCCGGTATCCTCTTTGGAAGGATTGGGAGCAATGATAGGCCAAATCTATCCGGTAACGCATTTTCTTACGATTTCGCGAGGTACTTTTTCCAAGGCACTGAGTTTTCAAGATTTGCTCCATCCTTTTTTATATTTACTCATCACCTTGCCGGTATTGCTTGGGTGTTGTCTTTTATTTTTAAAAAAACAGGAGCGCTAA
- a CDS encoding HlyD family secretion protein, which yields MAVGRKQKWLWGIVIGGLCLMLIPIFWYYYHPNPMGEGFASGNGRIEAVEIDIATKIPGRIETILVDEGDFVKSGQVLAKMDTEVLEAQLREAKAQNKEAKSKVISAKNQVIQRKSEKEAALATVAQREAELDLAQKRLSRTEKLVTKGAASLDSLDEARAHFYSAQATLHAAKAHVASADASIATAEAEVVAVESSVDATQATIERISADINDSTLIAPCDGRIQFRVAQPGEVLSAGGRVLNMVDLSDVYMVFFLPTEQAGKVQIGAPVHLILDAAPNYVIPAKVTFVASVAQFTPKAVETASEREKLMFRVKARIAPELLKKYIALVKTGLPGMAYVQLDPKSKWPAALEVKINVK from the coding sequence ATGGCCGTCGGAAGGAAACAAAAATGGTTATGGGGAATTGTTATTGGCGGTTTATGCCTTATGCTAATACCCATTTTTTGGTATTATTATCACCCCAATCCAATGGGAGAAGGTTTTGCCAGTGGTAATGGGCGTATTGAAGCCGTAGAGATTGATATTGCAACCAAAATTCCTGGACGAATAGAAACCATCCTGGTGGATGAAGGTGACTTTGTAAAATCAGGTCAAGTTCTGGCTAAAATGGATACGGAAGTATTAGAAGCACAGCTTAGAGAAGCCAAAGCACAGAATAAAGAAGCCAAGAGCAAAGTCATTAGTGCCAAAAATCAGGTCATTCAACGAAAAAGTGAAAAAGAAGCCGCATTAGCTACCGTTGCTCAACGCGAAGCAGAGCTCGATTTGGCGCAAAAACGCCTTTCCCGTACTGAAAAATTGGTCACTAAAGGGGCTGCGTCACTGGATAGTCTTGATGAGGCCCGTGCTCATTTCTATAGCGCACAAGCCACTCTCCATGCTGCCAAAGCGCATGTTGCTTCCGCTGATGCATCGATTGCAACTGCTGAGGCAGAAGTTGTCGCCGTAGAGTCCTCTGTCGATGCGACCCAAGCGACCATCGAGCGTATATCAGCAGATATCAACGACAGCACTTTAATCGCTCCCTGTGATGGACGTATCCAGTTTCGGGTTGCGCAACCAGGAGAAGTGCTCAGCGCAGGAGGCAGAGTATTGAACATGGTTGACTTAAGTGATGTGTATATGGTTTTTTTTCTTCCAACAGAGCAAGCAGGTAAAGTACAAATCGGCGCACCAGTTCATTTAATTCTTGATGCGGCACCCAACTATGTGATACCGGCTAAGGTGACTTTTGTCGCCAGTGTGGCGCAATTCACACCTAAAGCCGTAGAAACGGCCAGTGAACGAGAAAAACTGATGTTCCGTGTTAAAGCCCGTATTGCACCTGAATTGCTGAAAAAATATATCGCCTTAGTCAAGACAGGGCTGCCAGGGATGGCTTATGTTCAATTAGATCCCAAAAGCAAATGGCCCGCGGCGTTGGAAGTTAAAATAAATGTCAAATAA